Genomic segment of Burkholderiales bacterium:
TTGAAGCGCAGAACCGGCTAGGATATGCAGTCAATGCTATTGAATTTTCTTGTTTGTGTCATCAGGCAGACGACTTGCTCCTTGGTTTGCTGGCTGTGCTAAAAGAAGCGGCACGGCGGCAACTCAGCGGTACTCGCCCCGGTATGTTATGCGCGTTTATCCCCGGCATTACAGATTTTAGAGGCCTCGAGCGGAACAGCGCGATAGCAAATATGACGGGTATGCTTTTTGATGACAAACGACACGACCACATAGCCGCCGTCGGATACTCATCGGGCGCCAGACTTTCATCACGCAGTGACGTAATAGGGAATTACCCAGCACTTATTTTCAAAAACCCTAATTGCAGATTTCCAGAGGCATCGCAATTTCGTTTCTTAGACGAACCCATAGTGACGTAATTTAGCGTAAGCTGGGCAACCGAACCGTGCTCGAACCCTGTCTAATATTTTATAACCTCGTGGCTATCCAAGAGGCTTCGCGATAGGGAATCAACCGAAAGTATTTGACATGGATTTCTACATTACTCTTATCGAACCAATAATATGCGTGATTCCTGGTACTGGACTTTTAATCCGTTGGTCGGCGGTTCGAATCCGCCACGACCTACCAACTCCAAGTTCCTCTGCATTTGGAATTGCTTGCAATGCCAGCTAAGACGGGGACGCACTAAATATAACTGCCTCTTGGCCATTGGCGCTGGGCTCATAATTCCAGCTAACAGGCTAAAATTTGCCCTGGGAGGTTTGCTGCACTGAAACCGCGCCGCATTTATAACTTACACGGAAACAAATAGCCGAAATGGAATTAGTTGAGCGTGTTGATCATATCGTGCTCACGGTGCGCGATATTGAAGTGATGGCACATTTTTACGAACGGGCGCTAGGCTTGCAAAGAGATTTCTTTCACGGCCCCGAAGGACAACCGCGGCATGCATTACGGTTCGGCAATCAAAAAATCAATCTCCAGGATCGGGCTACTGAGACGCCAACAAAAGCGCGGGTTCCGACATTCGGCTCCGGTGATTTTTGTTTAATTGCCGCAATACCGCTTGAGCAGGTTATTGCACATCTTGAGAGGGAGCAAATTCCTATTGAAGCCGGCCCGGTATCGCGCAGGGGCGCGCTGGGGGCTGTTCGCTCAGTCTATTTTCG
This window contains:
- a CDS encoding VOC family protein yields the protein MELVERVDHIVLTVRDIEVMAHFYERALGLQRDFFHGPEGQPRHALRFGNQKINLQDRATETPTKARVPTFGSGDFCLIAAIPLEQVIAHLEREQIPIEAGPVSRRGALGAVRSVYFRDPDGNLVEVAEYVNA